From the genome of Calliopsis andreniformis isolate RMS-2024a unplaced genomic scaffold, iyCalAndr_principal scaffold0022, whole genome shotgun sequence, one region includes:
- the LOC143186663 gene encoding sodium channel protein Nach: MSKHFSTRNQEFLYFNDSSTKIQKRSIGKTIQVVNAKVIPDLVDSPKKKEKVPTVQDVLNDFFESTSVHGLQYFGKIDIKVGFCGKIFWACTILTGFVCLSLMVMQFLNRYSDNPTNTYIKSFYHPIFKAPFPAITICPSTPIPLHRRLAIFEGMNLPDNVSQDLAMNILKYGHYITLPYLSNTYDMIYTLESILQANKWSLTNFLKILKPCDDIVESCWWNSEHIDCDESIKLSYTSYGLCCSFNYLLEELVGREKRQPTPEPLTSVDFGRRSGLKLLIKKDVLTVEDDSDEISKAVSNNDGMVLLLHHSVDYPGLNTNSYILQKGRELQITVRPEMIKKPAGLYHRNKNNEVVPVCIPNNKNILDYFPVYRYSNCYANCRIKSMLYFCGCLPFIYDYLTDFYPVKRCNINGLVCIQKHSKMIGIVRDIQFENFTCSCRAPCEELVYEGSLNSINLRKTHLAASYSNVTTDHAVLRLYMSSQVYQVIETIPAADEFYLLGKLNKYPFLKIYKFN, translated from the exons ATGTCCAAGCACTTCAGCACCAGAAATCAAGAATTCTTGTACTTCAATGACAGTAGCACTAAAATTCAGAAGCGATCAATCGGCAAAACGATTCAAGTCGTCAATGCGAAAGTTATTCCAGACCTGGTAGATTCtccaaagaaaaaggaaaaggtACCCACTGTTCAAGACGTTCTGAACGACTTTTTCGAAAGCACGTCAGTGCATGGACTGCAGTATTTTGGAAAAATTGACATCAAAGTTGGATTCTGTGGGAAAATCTTCTGGGCTTGCACCATTCTTACTGGATTCGTCT GTTTAAGTCTAATGGTGATGCAGTTCCTGAATCGCTACAGTGACAATCCCACTAACACCTACATCAAATCGTTTTACCATCCCATTTTCAAGGCTCCCTTTCCAGCTATCACCATTTGTCCATCGACACCAATCCCTCTTCACAGACGTTTGGCGATTTTTGAGGGAATGAATTTACCAGATAATGTGAGCCAGGACCTTGCAATGAATATCTTAAA ATATGGTCACTACATAACACTCCCCTATTTATCGAATACATACGACATGATCTACACTCTGGAATCGATCCTGCAGGCGAATAAATGGTCTCTGACaaactttttaaagattttgaaACCCTGTGACGATATTGTTGAAAGttgctggtggaacagcgaacaTATTGATTGTGACGAGTCAATAAAGTTATCTTACACTTCCTATGGACTCTGCTGCTCCTTCAATTATCTTCTAGAGGAACTTGTTGGTCGAGAAAAGCGA CAACCAACACCAGAACCCTTGACTTCCGTTGACTTCGGTCGCAGAAGTGGCCTGAAACTTCTTATCAAGAAGGATGTTCTCACCGTTGAGGACGATTCTGATGAAATCAGTAAAGCTGTGTCCAACAACGATGGGATGGTG TTACTCCTTCATCACAGCGTAGACTATCCAGGACTCAACACCAATTCCTATATTTTGCAAAAGGGTCGAGAATTACAG ATCACTGTAAGGCCAGAGATGATCAAGAAACCAGCAGGCTTGTATCACCGCAACAAAAATAACGAAGTAGTTCCCGTGTGCATCccaaataacaaaaatattctaGATTACTTCCCCGTTTATCGATATTCAAATTGCTACGCGAATTGTAGAATCAAAAGCATGCTCTACTTCTGTGGATGTTTACCATTTATCTACGATTACTTAACTGATTTCTATCCCGTCAAA CGTTGCAACATAAATGGTCTagtctgtatccagaaacactCGAAAATGATAGGCATTGTTCGAGACATCCAGTTCGAGAATTTTACTTGCTCTTGTCGTGCACCTTGCGAGGAACTTGTTTACGAGGGCTCTCTGAACTCCATCAATTTGAGGAAGACTCACTTGGCAGCGAGCTA CTCAAACGTAACTACCGATCACGCTGTTCTGCGGCTCTACATGAGCTCTCAGGTCTACCAAGTCATTGAGACAATACCAGCAGCTGACGAGTTCTATCTACTAGGTAAATTGAACAAATATCCTTTTTTAAAAATCTACAAGTTCAATTAG